Part of the Desulfohalovibrio reitneri genome is shown below.
GGCCAGGAAAAAGGCGGCGGAGCGTTCGGGACGGCGTGGCGGCGCGATGGAGAGGGCGTTGGGAGGACGTCGCATCAGCCTTCCCCCCTGGGGATGCGCACGATGAAGGTCGCGCCCTGCCCCGGCTCGCTCTCGAAGGTGAGGTCGCCGCCGAAGTTGCGCACCGTCTTGCGGCAGCTGGGCAGGGTCAGCCCGGTGCCGCCCCGGCGGGTGGTGAAGAAGGGGGAGAACATCTTCTCCCTGTGCTCCGGCTTGATGCCGGGGCCCTGGTCGGCCACGCGGATGGTGCAGTCGTCCCCGGAGCGGGTTGAGGTCACGGTCACGGTGGAGCCGCGCGGTGTGAAGTCCAGGGCGTTCTCGACGAGCCTGGCGACCACCCAGCGCACGGCCTCGGGGTCCACCTTGGTGGGGCAGCCCACCTCGTCCCGCTGGACGTCCAGGCGGACTTCCTTGGCGTCGATCTGTTCCTGGTTGCGGCGCACCGCCTCCTCGACCACCTCGTTGAGGTTGGCCGTGCGGAGTTTCAGTTCGCGCTCCGGCACGTATCCCGCCAGGGTTTCCACCAGGCTTCCCATGCGGGACATCTCCTTCTGGAAGTCGTCGTTCAGGCCGGAGTCGGCCAGTCCGCCGGAGCGCTGGAACAGGGAATTCAGCGCGCCCATGATGTCGCGCATTTCGTGGCCGATGACGGAGGAGGCGCTGCCCAGGGCGCCCAGTTTTTCGGCCTGGATGAGACGTTCCTGCCTGCGGCGGTTATGGTCCGTGAGCCAGCCCAGCACCAGGGCCACCAGCACAAAGACCGCGATTTGGGAGACCATGACCAAGACGGCGTGGTCCATGGGCGCGAAGAGCATCCCGGCCAGGTAGAGGACCCCGGCCGCGCCCGCGGTTATCAGCCCCCACTTCAGGCCGTACCAGTAGGCGGCCAGGAGGATCGGGACGAAGTACAACTCCCTGTGCACCACGTGCAGTTCCATGTCCCCCCCGGCGAAGTGCAGCGCTGTCACCGCAGCCGTGAGGATGATGATCAGGGAGCCCTTGAAGGTCGTGTGCGCCATGTGATCCCCCTTGTCGTTCCGGTGCGGCTCCAGAGGAAGCAGCCGGAGTTTCCACCATTGGATATCATGAGCGGCTGATCGATGGGAAGGTTGGCCCGATTCCGCGGCAAACGGCATGACCCCAGCCAATTCAGGCTTTATAAAGCAAGCGGCAGGCCAAGGCGAGCATTTTGGATTAAAAAAGTCTGAAAAGAGCTGCCCGGACGGGACCGGCAAGCTTTGGCCGCCGTCGTTTCAAGCAGGTGCGGGACCGGGGGAGTGCCGTTTATTGCACAATAAATGTGCAAGATGTGCAGCGTCGGCGAATGGATGTGCACCCAAGCGGCGGCCGGTACGGGATCGGCACGGAATACACCCGGTTGCCCGCGCCGCCGGACTTGGCCCGCCGCCGCTCATCACGGCGAAGAGGGCATCCCGGGGCGGGTATTGGAATTGGCGCGTCCCATGACGCGATTCATTCCGCGCTGGCGGCACGGTGCCCGTGGGGTTCAGGAAATGGAGCCGTGTTGCCGCAACGCGCGCAGGTGCTCCCGGCGCAAGCCGTAATGGTGTCGGCCGTGGGCCGCCTCCAGGTTGACCGCCGCGGGCACGTCCTGGCGGATGGCGTGGCAGCCTATGCTCTGGGTGTTGCGCAGCGCGGCCCGGGTCAGCAGAAGGGCCGCCTCGCCTGCGTGCACGAGGTCCACCAGCGGCTTGGTCGGCCGGGTGTCCGCCACAGTTTTGCGCAGCCGCTCCGCCAGCCCGCGCAGTTCCCACTCCGCCCTGGCCAGGTCCCGCCGGTCGCGGACGATGCCCACATGCTCCCACATGGCGCGGCGCAGGGAACGCCATTCCCGCTGGATGCCATCGGGGTCGGCCTCGCCGCCGCCGGACGAGGGCCGGTCGGGCACGGACTCCAGCAGCCGCGCTGGGGCCGTGTCGCCCTCGCGGAGGCGGTGGACGATGTCCTCCCCGGCGCTTTTGCCCCACAGCAGTCCCTCCAGCAGGGAGGTGGAGGCCAGCCGGTTGGCCCCGTGCACGCCGGTGCAACTGCACTCGCCGATGGCGTACAGGCGCGGCATGTCGGTGCGGCCGCGCCGGTCGCTTTGCACGCCGCCGCAGTGGTAGTGCGCCGCCGGAACCACGGGGATGGGGTCGGCCTGGATATCCAGGCCTATTTCGCCGCACCGCGCCGCGATGGTGGGAAAGCGCTGGTACAGGTCGTGCTCGATGGAGCGGCAGTCCAGGTAGGCGCAGGTGTCGCCGCTGTGGTGCAGCTCCTTGACGATGGCCTGGGAGACGATGTCGCGCGGGGCCAGCTCGGCCCGTTCGTCGTGGCGGAGCATGAACCGCTCGCCCCGGCTGTTGCGCAGGTGTGCCCCCTCGCCGCGCATGGCCTCGGTGATGAGGAAGCGCTGGCCCGAGGGGTGGTACATGGCCGTGGGGTGGAATTGCACGAACTCCGCATGGCGCAGCCGCGCGCCCGCGGCGTGGGCCAGGGCCAGCCCGGAGCCCACCGAGCAGGGGGCGTTGGTGGAGTGGGGGTAGAGGCCGCCGATGCCGCCGGTGGCCAGTACGGTGAGATCGGCCAGGATGGTTTCCACCCGCCCGGTTGTCCGGTCCAGGACGTAAGCGCCCAGGCACTGGTTGCCCTGCCACGCCGGGTGGGCGTGCAGGCGGGAGTGGCGGGTGCTGGTCAGCAGCTCCATGGCGGTGCGGCTGGTCAGCGTCTGGATGAGCGGGTCGTCCGCCAGGGCCTTTTTGAGCCCGTCCATGATGGCCCGGCCCGTGTAGTCGGCGCAGTGCAGGATGCGCTTGACGCTGTGCCCGCCTTCCCGGGTCAGGTCCAGACTGTTGTCCGGACGGGTGGCGAAGGGAATCCGCAGCCGCTCCAACAGGATTTCCTCCACCGCGCGGGGCCCGGCCTCGGCCAGCAGCCGCACGGCTTCGGCGTCGTTGCGCCGCCAGCCGGCGGTGAGGATGTCATCCGCCAGCTTGGCCGGGGAGTCGTCCGGACCGCGATGCACGATGCCGCCCTGGGCGCGGGCCGTGTTGCCGTCGTCCACGTCCTTGCCCGCGCTCAGCAGGCAGACCTCCACGCCGCGCGCGGCCAGGGTCAGGGCGCAGGTTGCTCCGGCCACGCCCGCGCCAATGACCATGGCCCTTGTGGTCCGCCTGGGGCCGGTCAAGACGGCCTCCGGCTCGGGGAACGGTGCGGGGCGTCGTTTCCGGGGCTGGCGTGAGCCGCTGGCCGATCAGGCATGGCCGGTTTCCTCCCGGCGCTCCGGCTCGGCGCCCGAAGGCCGGCAGAAGGCCCCGGCCAGGGGGCCACGGGGCCGGACGTCGGGCGCGGGCGAGCGGACACGCTGGTTGAAGTTGTGCTCGGTCTCCAGAATGTTTCTGCCCAGCTCCACCAGGTCGTCAGGGGTGAGGCGCAGGCCGTGCATGGCGTTTATGGTGTCCACCATGGCCTCGAAGGTCCGCCCCTGTTCCAGGATGGCCAGCACCACGAAGCGGCAGAAGCCGGTGGAGTCCATAGCCGCGGAGGCGATGCGCAGGTTCCGGGAGACTTGCTCCCGGCTCTTGGGTGAAAGCAGGTGGGAACCGTCGTTCGAGGACCGGAGGCGCTCGGCGGCCTCCCTCCCGTCCGCGTCCTCGCGGAGGGCTTGGTCGCTGCGGGGCCAGGCCGGATGGGGGCTGGGCGGCTCCAGCCCGAAACAGGCGGCCATGGTGGACGGGCCGGAAGCCAGGATGCGGCCCAGGTGCGTGCCCTCGCCCGCCTCGCGCACCAGCCGCGCCGCCCCTTCGGCGTCGCCGAAGTCGATGACCCCGGCTCGCATGGCCAGACCCAGCGCGCGGCCCGTTTCCACCGGGTCCAGGCCGAAGTCCGCTTCCAGGTGGTCCAGTTCGGCCAGGGCGTCGGGGTCGCTGATGCCGCATTCGGCGCTGTGGGACCAGGCGGTCTCGTGCCGGGCGGCCAGGCGGCCGTTTCCGGCGGAAAAGGTGGCGCAGGAGACCGCGCCGCATTCCTGGGCGCAGGCATGGCCCGCCCCGCCCGGGCCGGCGGCGTGGGGCGAATCCGCCCGCCCGGTGGCGGCGTAGACCGCCAGCCCCTGCAGGAAGAGCGCGCTGGCCTCCCGGAACGCCTCTGGCTCGGCGGGGGGGCGCGTTTCCGCCTCGCCCGGGTCGATGACCACGCACTTGACGCCCTTGCGGCCCATTACCGCGCCCACGCCGCCCCGGCTGACGTGGTGAACGGGGCGGAGTTCGCGGTCGGTGGAGGCGATGGTGGCCCCAGCCAGGCGCATCTCTCCCACGGGGCCGATGCAGAGGCAGGCCGCGCCGCTCCGCCGTTCCCCGACCCAACGGCACAGGGTGTGGTTGGTCACCCCGCGCAAGTCATCGGCCCCGGCCACCCCAACGCCGTCCTCGCCGATGGTCACGGCGTACAGGGCGCCACCCGGCGGCGCGCCTTCAAGCACCACGGCCGCAACGCCGAGCCGTCCGAGATATTGGGCTGCCCGGCCGCCGGGGTTGGCTTCCTCCAGCAATCCGGTCCAGGGGTTCTTGCAGCCCACGGAGAGGCGGCCGCAGTTGCTGGCGGCCGTGCCGGACATGAGGCCCGGCGCGATGACCAGCTTGTTCGCGGGGCCCAGGGCCTCGCAGTCCGGCGGCACTTCGTTGGCGATGATGGCCGTGGTCAGGGCGCGTCCGGCGAGGCCGGCGTACTTGCCCAAGGGGTGCCGGACGGCCCGGGGGCCGCCCTCGGCGGACAAGTCGATGCGCAGGATCGTCTCCACCACGGCTCCAGGCGGTCGGTCAGCTTTGGCGCATGCGTGTCAGCATCTCGTCGAGCCTGCGCAGGTGCAGGCGCTCCTCGTCTATGCAGCGCTCCACCGCGCCGCGCTCCTTGGCCGGGACCATGTCCCGCATCTCCATGAAGAACAGGATGGTGTCCTTCTCGAAGCCCATGGCCATCCGGATGGCGGTGTCCGCGTCATCCGCGTCGCTCATGTACTTCTCGGCCAGGCCGCCGTTGAACAGGGAATGGGATTCGATGAGCGAGCGCAGGTAGTCGGCGTACTCCTCCTTGGTGGACCAGGCGGGCAGCTCGACGCTGCCGAGCCG
Proteins encoded:
- a CDS encoding L-aspartate oxidase, with product MVIGAGVAGATCALTLAARGVEVCLLSAGKDVDDGNTARAQGGIVHRGPDDSPAKLADDILTAGWRRNDAEAVRLLAEAGPRAVEEILLERLRIPFATRPDNSLDLTREGGHSVKRILHCADYTGRAIMDGLKKALADDPLIQTLTSRTAMELLTSTRHSRLHAHPAWQGNQCLGAYVLDRTTGRVETILADLTVLATGGIGGLYPHSTNAPCSVGSGLALAHAAGARLRHAEFVQFHPTAMYHPSGQRFLITEAMRGEGAHLRNSRGERFMLRHDERAELAPRDIVSQAIVKELHHSGDTCAYLDCRSIEHDLYQRFPTIAARCGEIGLDIQADPIPVVPAAHYHCGGVQSDRRGRTDMPRLYAIGECSCTGVHGANRLASTSLLEGLLWGKSAGEDIVHRLREGDTAPARLLESVPDRPSSGGGEADPDGIQREWRSLRRAMWEHVGIVRDRRDLARAEWELRGLAERLRKTVADTRPTKPLVDLVHAGEAALLLTRAALRNTQSIGCHAIRQDVPAAVNLEAAHGRHHYGLRREHLRALRQHGSIS
- a CDS encoding ferritin-like domain-containing protein; protein product: MAHFFHANEVAKAAVEIEQKGREFYLRVADKAQNEELRDFFRYLADEESKHEEIFANLLERLGSVELPAWSTKEEYADYLRSLIESHSLFNGGLAEKYMSDADDADTAIRMAMGFEKDTILFFMEMRDMVPAKERGAVERCIDEERLHLRRLDEMLTRMRQS
- a CDS encoding aldehyde ferredoxin oxidoreductase N-terminal domain-containing protein, with product METILRIDLSAEGGPRAVRHPLGKYAGLAGRALTTAIIANEVPPDCEALGPANKLVIAPGLMSGTAASNCGRLSVGCKNPWTGLLEEANPGGRAAQYLGRLGVAAVVLEGAPPGGALYAVTIGEDGVGVAGADDLRGVTNHTLCRWVGERRSGAACLCIGPVGEMRLAGATIASTDRELRPVHHVSRGGVGAVMGRKGVKCVVIDPGEAETRPPAEPEAFREASALFLQGLAVYAATGRADSPHAAGPGGAGHACAQECGAVSCATFSAGNGRLAARHETAWSHSAECGISDPDALAELDHLEADFGLDPVETGRALGLAMRAGVIDFGDAEGAARLVREAGEGTHLGRILASGPSTMAACFGLEPPSPHPAWPRSDQALREDADGREAAERLRSSNDGSHLLSPKSREQVSRNLRIASAAMDSTGFCRFVVLAILEQGRTFEAMVDTINAMHGLRLTPDDLVELGRNILETEHNFNQRVRSPAPDVRPRGPLAGAFCRPSGAEPERREETGHA
- a CDS encoding sensor histidine kinase, which gives rise to MAHTTFKGSLIIILTAAVTALHFAGGDMELHVVHRELYFVPILLAAYWYGLKWGLITAGAAGVLYLAGMLFAPMDHAVLVMVSQIAVFVLVALVLGWLTDHNRRRQERLIQAEKLGALGSASSVIGHEMRDIMGALNSLFQRSGGLADSGLNDDFQKEMSRMGSLVETLAGYVPERELKLRTANLNEVVEEAVRRNQEQIDAKEVRLDVQRDEVGCPTKVDPEAVRWVVARLVENALDFTPRGSTVTVTSTRSGDDCTIRVADQGPGIKPEHREKMFSPFFTTRRGGTGLTLPSCRKTVRNFGGDLTFESEPGQGATFIVRIPRGEG